A window of Oryctolagus cuniculus chromosome 2, mOryCun1.1, whole genome shotgun sequence genomic DNA:
TACGCCTCGGGCTACGGTCTGGCGGCTCTCTTCCATCTTCCGCCCAACTGTAAGAGGACTGTGTGCCTGGAAACAGGAAGCCAGAACGTGCAGCTCTGCACTGCCATCCTGAAGCTGGCCTTCCCGCCGCGCCTCATAGGCAGCATGTATATGTTTCCCCTGCTGTACGCTCTGTTCCAGTCGGCGGAGGCGGGCATTTTTGTCTTGCTCTATAAAATGTATGGGAGTGAAATACTGCACAAGCGAGACCCCCTCGATGAAGATGAAGATACAGATATTTCTTATAAGAAactgaaagaagaagaaatggcagACACTTCCTACGGCACAGTGAAAACAGATAACTTGATAATGATGGAAACGACCCAGACGTCTCTCTGAACGTGGGGACACGCAGGAACTTCGACCCTGCTGAAATAttctccctgttgatggcctgtcGTAGTTCACACGTTTACATAAAGGATGACAACTGGTTCGCATTATCGTGTGTGTAACAATTAGGATCTCCCTATTGTAAAGTGTATTGGTGTCTCAACCAAGTGTTTTCACAAAGTACAGATCCACATCGTAACATAATTTGCacctgggatggcccaagtgaagcCGGAATTAGTTAAATGTGCTTTTGGTTTTCACCATTACCAATTTCTGTGACTGTTTTCGATATAGAAATCATTAGAAAACACAGTCTTGGACATGTAGAATCCGCGTGCTCTATCTTACCTGAGTAAAAACAAGCTATCTGTAAAGTATCCAGTTTAATGTAACTgttgtaaaacaaaaaaagtgtgCTTGTTCAACTTACAAATACCCAATAACGCTGGATTTTGACCTGTATTCCAAAAAATTCCCAAATAGGTCCATTAAACGGTGAAATACGGTATTTTATTGTCAGAACGTATCCAACAGCCAATTTCATTAATGAATTTGATTATCTGGTACCCATCAGTAACGAATCGCCAGTTTCCAGTGGACAACCCGTTTTCCTGCCCGTGGATCTTTGATATTTCTGTATCTCTTACTGTAGGAGGAGTGGCTTGGGAGGGAATTTTGTAGCACCGCTCTCCACCCCGGAGCTAAACAAGGCCTCCTGGCCACCGCGGGAGAAGGGGAGCTTGCCtcagagcagagagcagccgAGGGAACggtgccccaggcctgccccgTACACCCGCAGGAAGGGCTCAGTGGGCAGGCGTCTCCCCGCAGCTCCGAGAGCACCGAGCTAAGAGGTAGTAGACCCACAGCGGTCCCCAATCTGTGGCATTCCGCCCGCCAGCTGGAGGCACCCGGGCTGCGCAGACACCTGGCGCAGTCGGGGCATGGGGATCACCTGGCCCTGCAATCGGCGATAATTCGCTCTCGTTGGGATCCTTACCCCGGACGGGACGCGCCCACTTCCCAATCAGTACTTCACCGCAGAGGAAGCCTCTTTCCAGGTCACCCGAGGGTGTCTGTGCCAGGCTCTGGGTGCGGAGAGGCCCCTTGGCGGGGACTCCGGACAAGAGGCCGGAGTGGAAGGGCGTGCAGGGTGGCGCGGGCCTCTGGGGCCCTGGCCCGGCAGCCCCCGCAGTCCCGGGCGAGCCGCCTATTTAGGGCGCGGCAGCGGGCGGAGCTACTGAGGCTGCGCTTATGGCTGCGCTGGGGGACGAGGTGCTGGACGCTTACATGTACCCGGCGTGCGCCCCCTACTCGTGCCCGTACCCCTACCCGCCGGCCCCCAAGGGCAAGGGCGCTGCGGCCCGGGACGGCTGGCGGCCCCGAGGCGGGGGCTACCCTCCCGCCGCCGCCTCGTCGTCCTTCCCGGGCTACGGGCAGCTGACGGCCGCCGAGTACTTCGACAGCTACCAGCGGGCGCAGCTCATGGCCCTGCTGTCGCAAGTGAGTCCTGGCCTCGGCCCGCGGCCCCGCAGGCCCAGCAGCCGCGACGTGGCGGTGCAGGTGAACCCGCGCCGCGACGCCTCGGTGCAGTGCTCGCTGGGGCGGCGCACGCTGCCGCGCAGGGCCCGCGACCCCGAGCCCCCGGCTTCCCCGCAGCCCGCCCGCCGGGCGCCCGAGCCGGCCAGCTCCCCGCGGCCCGTGCGCTTCCCGCGCACCGTCGCCGTCTACTCGTCCGTGGTCTCCCGCCGCCTCGCCGCCTTGCTGGAGGGGACCGAGGAGGCGGACGGCGAGCAGAGGCCCGGGGCGCCGGAGGGAGAGCGAGGGCTGCCGCCcgccaggccccagggccccgAGGACGGAGAAGCGTCGGCGACGGAGGCGCCCCAGCCGCCTGGCTCTCAGGAGGAGGACGAGGCCCAGGCCGCGGTGCGCGCGAGCTGGGAGCAGCCCGCCGACCGGCCCAGGCTGCCGCCGCGGGAGGCCCAGGGAGGCGAGGCGGCCCCCGGCAGCCCCGAGCAGCCGCTGGCGACCGGGAGGTCCCCGGACGGCGGTGACCCAGGCGAGACGACGACCGCTCGAGAGAAGGTCGTGGAGCCGGGCAAGGAGCGCCTGCGCTTCCAGGTGAGGCTGCGTCGACCCAGGAAGCCGTCTGGGGCAAGGGGGAGCCTCGGGGCTGCGGGTCTCCGGGTTCTCGGCCGGCCCTCGCCCCGCGGCTGCCAGGGACACGCAGAGACCCCGCGACTTTGAGCGCGGGACGCGTCCGTGTGTGCGGCGGCCGGCGGGGGGACTCCGCGCACTGGCCCGGGCGTCGCGTTTGCGTCGATCCCGAGTCAGCCCGCGCAAACCCTACCGGCGGGCTGGGGGTAGGGGAGAGGGGGCGGGTCTTGACCCCAAAGTTGGGTGCTGGACTCCAGAGCACCCGGAGGTGTCTTCTCCAGCGACAGAGCCGGTTCTCCCGGGGCCTCCATTTCCCCCACTAAATGCACTACTGGGTCCTGCAAGCTCTCCCTTAACGGCCTCGCGCTGCAAGCTGGAGGCCCTGGAGGCCCTCCCGGAGGCAGCGTTCCCTTTCAGAAACCCGATTCTGCTCGGGAAGGCGTGCGCGTGGTCTTTGTGTCCCACAAAAGTCCCAGGGCTGTGTGTTTTGAGCCAGAGCCCTCATTCGCAGACTGGCCACACATACAAGGCCGCGTGGCATCCTAGTGACTTCGTCTTACGTGGCTGCATTCAAGTCTGCTCACCTGCAGTTCTAAAGGCCTAACTCTAAAAACCTGTGTGCCGCTTGCTGCGTGCGCCCTGGGCGGCAGGTAGGGAGGCGACAGTATAGGGTAATCCTGACTGTGGCTGACCGAGTGTCCACCTGCTGGCCGTGAACCTGAGCAGCAGCCCCGAGAACTTGATCTTGAGGGAACGCTTTGCAAAGCATCTTGGGTGCAGTCTTGCTCCTCTCGAGCACCACGGCTTCCGTGGGTGTGAGCACGCGCGCCAGGAGCAGGCTACTCTTGCAGGGCGAAGGCCGCCCCGTGGGATTCTCAAGCTCCTTCGGGCCTGTTTGCTTATTTGCCTGACTAAGCTATTGGCTCACGTCATCACTGCGGGGCAGAGGCTGACCCAAACCTGATTCCACTTTCCTCTAGGGGCTGGAGGGAGATTATCTGTGTTAGGTAGCAGGCAATCCGCGTGTCTTGTTGGTAACCTGTGGAATTCTGTTCAGTTCCTAGAGCAGAAATACGGCTATTACCACTGCAAGGACTGTAACATCCGCTGGGAGAGTGCctatgtgtggtgtgtgcagggCACAAACAAGGTAAGACAGGCTGTGCATCTGGCTTCGGTGCCAGCACATCGGGGCCCTCTCGCTGTGAGTTAATCCTCCTTCTCATCACAGGTTTACTTCAAACAGTTTTGCAGAACTTGTCAGAAGTCTTACAACCCCTACCGCGTGGAGGACATCACCTGCCAAGTAAATCAGATGCTTGCATTTTGTGTCTGGGTGGGGGTGCTGGCAGAGGGTTTTGGGAGTTCCTTggatgtatttgtctttctttttaaatatttattttacttatatgaaagtcgGAGTTaagcagaaggagagacagagagaggtcttccatctgctggttcactccccagttagctgcagtggctggagctgtactgatctgaagccaggagatccttccaggtctccaagcaggtgcagggcccaaggacttgagacatcttctgctttcccaggccatagcagagagctggatcggaagaggagcagcagggactcgaactggtgcccatatgggatgccggcgctttaggcactgttctaaagttttatttgtttacttgagaggcggAATcacagatgaagagacagaggtcttccattcactggttgactcctcaaatggcagcaacagtggagctgggctgatcaaggCCAGGATCAgctgcttcatccaggtctcccatgcaggtgcaggggcccaagtacttgggccgccatcttctattttcccaggccgtagcagagagctggatcagaactggagcagctgggacatgaaccagtgcccatatgggatgccagtgctgtgggtggaggcttaacttagtaccctacagcaccggcccctgactttagatttttttattcttgCTAGCATTGTAGAAATAATACACAATCAAACTGAGGCCTTGGTATTAACTTCCTTCTGCCCCTGCCCTCATGGGCATGTTAACTTTTTCAACTGTGATCTCAATAGCAGTATGCATGAAAGTTCAGCTTCCCTGCTGTTCAGTCTaatgtcctttaaaaaaaggataattcCCTACTGTGGTGAAGTGGTGCAGGCTGGCTGTTTGGAATGAGTGTTCACTAAAAGCATTTGGCTGAGTTGTGAGTACTTCGTGTAAATGCAGGGCTTAAACTGTCATCCTTACCTAACTGCTCACAAAGGGACAACTTGTTTTCAGATAAATCCAAGCTGTCTAACTTTATGGGGTTAATTCATAAcctattgcttttttaaaacttccttacttgaaagggtgggggaggggagggagagaggtcttccatcctctccagatggccacaacagtgtaggctgggccaggcacaagccaggagcttcttgcaggtctcccatgtgggtgcagggacccaagcacttgggtcatcacgtGCTGCTTTCGctggtgtgttagcagggagctggattggaagtggagcaacccggacttgaactggtgcccacgtgggatgcgggATGCCGGCATCAAGGGTGGCTCTactggctaagccacagcgccggcccctgcttgcttgcttttaaCTAAGCAGTGTGCTGAGGGCTTGGCATGGTCTTCACAGGGCAGGAAGTGACTACAGTTGTCATGCAGCTAATGGGAGCTGAGGCGCCAGCTGAAGCAGCCTGATCAGTGCACTTGTGTCCTGTTGGCTGTTGGGTGTTAATgttgcctggggtgggtggggagaaagCAAGGGAGAACCGTTGCGGGTCACTGTGGGGCACCCTTCTCAAGGGTACCTTACCCGCTCCGTCAATCCTCCCCTGCTTGCTTGTTCTCCTTTCTATGCACTTCAAATGCAGGAGGAAAAATGTCCTCTTACCAAGCCATTTGAAAACAAAGCTCACGATTCAGAATCGAATCCAGTGCTGTGTAGCACCCTTCCAGCACGGTTAGCACCCTCAGTTCCTAACCGTGTGGCTGCCAGGGCCGCGGGAGTGTAGACAGACAAAACGCAGGTGTGCGCGGATGGGGATGGCCGGGGCCTTGCCAGGGGCTTCTCGGCCTACTTCTCACTTGGACTTTTCCAGAGTTGCAAACGTACGAGGTGTTCCTGCCCGGTGAAACTTCGCCACGTGGACCCTAAGCGGCCCCATCGTCAAGACTTGTGTGGGCGATGCAAAGGCAAACGCCTATCCTGTGACAGCACGTTCAGCTTCAAGTACATCATCTGAGACAGTGCAGAGCAGGCCGGGCTGCGGCGTGCTGCGGGGCAGGCCCGGGGCgtcctcctgggctccccctcCCTCACAGTACTTCCAAAGGCAGTATGTTTTGACAGAGCCTCCAAATAAAGGTATTGCAAAACGATCTACAGACTGCATAGAATCCCACGTCCTCTAAAAGTCTGCGGAGGGCTCGTCGCGGGCTGCGAGTCTGGCCTGGCACTTGCGCGTTGGTTGATGTGTCACAGGCCAGCCTCTGAGCTAGGTTAATGCTGCGGAAACTGGAGGCCTGCAGACAGGGTGCTTCAAAAACCTCGtggggaaaatggaaggaaaagagaCTTTGGGGCAGATGCCGTGTTGCTGCGGGTTGAGCCACCGTCTGCCGTGCCAGCGTCCCCTCTCGGCGCCcgtgtagtcccggctgctcagcttctgatccagctccctgctcgtgctcctgagaaagcagatgatgacccgagtccccgggcccctggcacccatgtgggagacctggatggagttccaggttcctggctgtggcctggcctagccctggctgttgtggcctttttgggggagtgaaccagcagatggaagattctgtctgccccctacccccaactcctttcctctctccctccctctcttctgcctttcaaagatagggttttttttttttttttttttttttaagtttactttggAGCAAAACTTTAAAATCTGTAGCTTAAAAtgtctttccatgaacttcctaaGGATATCTAGTATGCATGTATTTGAAGTCCCAGGTAGGTCTGTAGGGTTGCAACTTGGGAGCCTCTCCTGGCCGCACCTGGGGAAGTAGAGCCAGTGCATTCCTTGGGATGGGAGGAGGCTGCTGAAGGCAACCCATCGTGGGCAGtgagtggctgggggtggggggtggggggtggggagggagtggcagtcagctgcagtgcaAACAGTCGGGGAAGAGGGCTAGGAGCACTCGCCTAGTTGCAGCTTCCCAGGCTGGCGCAGGTTGCCCTCTGCAGCTTAGGAGGTTGAATGAAGCCTCAAGTGCACTTCAGATGGTAACAAACTCCccgggccgcccccgccccccagcttgTAGAATTGGGCCTCCTGAGTTGTGTTTAAGGGTCTCGggtcagaggccggcgccgcggctcactaggctaatcctccgcctagcggcgccggcacaccgggttctagtcccggtcggggcgccggattctgtcccggttgcccctcttccaggccagctctctgctgtggccagggagtgcagtggaggatggcccaggtgcttgggccctgcaccccatgggagaccaggaaaagcacctggctcctggctcctgccatcggatcggcgtggtgtgccggccgcagcgcgccggccgcggcggccattggagggtgaaccaacggcaaaaggaagacctttctctgtctctctctctcactgtccactctgcctgtcaaaaaaaaaaaaaaaaaaaaaaaaagggtctcgGGTCAGAGACCGTGTTCAGCCTCTATCGACTGAACATCAGTCGTTCGGTtctccttgggcctgcacctagCTAGTGTTCCTAAACGACCCCACAACACAGGGTCCACTGCCGGCACCCTGCTTTGGGCGGCACTCACAGCCATGGGTGCTTCTGAGAAGACTGGAGGGACTGCCGGCTTCATGATAGGAGTCGCAGCTGCCGCTGGGTGCTAACCGTGCCATCCAAGGTCACCTAGAAGGCACCAGAAGTGTCTGTAGacaccttggccattgcagccaaaggGGCTGCGAGAGCTGCAGGCTGAGGTCTCCCTAGGTGCTGCTGGTCACAGTGCAGCCTCCCGGGCCCCCGCGCCTACTCACTCTTGGGTGACGTACTGAAACAAGCACCCCACTATGAAATCGAGCATGAGCTGCTGGGTTCAGTTGGCTTCGATGGGGCCCCTTTCCTCAAGGAGCTTCCAGTGTAGGGGCTAGATGAACACTACCTCTTGCATGAGGAAAGTGAAGTGGGAGTTGACACGAGCTGTGCAAGGCCTACTTAAGAGCCTACACTAAATAGGCTTGACTttgggaggccagggagggcctGCCTTACAAGAATGCAGCTGAGCTGCAGCCCGAGTTAGGTGAAGATGGGACAGGGAAATAGTCCAGACTTGGGCAacacatgcaaaggccctgtggtagAGAACCCAGGTGGCCACAGTAGTAGCTAAAAGTAGTAGGGCCATTGCTTAGGCCTTGCTCAGAGGATTAGTTTTTTTATCTAGTCACCATGAGAAACCACTGAAAGGTTCTAAAGGTGTGGTGTTGGTAGTAGGGCCTGTGACAATCCGATTCATTGTTAAAAACAACCACATCTATACAGGATACCTGTAAGCAAGCCGGGAGACTTTCAGAGTCCACATGAAGTGGTGGTGGGGCCAATGGGAAATGACTGGAGCACTGGGAATGAGGAGGGGATGTTTTCACCTGTGCTGACATTGCCATTGACTTGGGTGGTGCAAGGCTAAGAGGTTAATTTGCCTCCCCTGGTGTGCAAGTGGTACTTGTGGTATGTGTGGTCAATAGGCATTTGCTGAATAAATGGAGCAACTAGAGACAAGGACCAGCGATGAGAGAAATCCACTGGCTGTTACTGGCTGGTTACGTCATTCTTCAACACTGTTTGCCATTAATCTACCCCGCGGGGCAGTCCACCCTGTTTTTATGGTTGGGGAACACAAGGGTCAAAGTGTGCCTTTTAGGGTTAGCAGACATTCAGCTACTGAACAGGGTGGCAGTGACAGCATCGTAGCAACAAGGTACAGACAAACCAGGCACGCGTAGAATCGGCGATTCCTAAGACGTCAAGTCTGAGAGGGGCTACAGGGAGGTACCCCAAAATGTCCTCTCTGGGCACGGGAACAGGATGCGAGCCTTCTCCGTGTCACCTGTTTCCTACAGTGACCATGGGTGACTGAGAACCGGAGACAGACTCTGTGAAAGGAGCACAACGTTGACTCGCATTTTGTCTCCTCTCCCTCGGCAGTGGCGGTGCCGTGGCCGGGCGCTCGTCACTCCCAGAACTGCAGGAGGAACCGCGTTCTGGCTTGGTGAGTGTCCTCCACGAGACGGGGAGTGAGTCCCACACCCCGGTCTCACAGCACCGGAAAGtcctcttcctttgctgttaTTTGACAACTTCGTGGCCAAAAGAGAAAGGTGGTAAATAG
This region includes:
- the ZAR1 gene encoding zygote arrest protein 1, which encodes MAALGDEVLDAYMYPACAPYSCPYPYPPAPKGKGAAARDGWRPRGGGYPPAAASSSFPGYGQLTAAEYFDSYQRAQLMALLSQVSPGLGPRPRRPSSRDVAVQVNPRRDASVQCSLGRRTLPRRARDPEPPASPQPARRAPEPASSPRPVRFPRTVAVYSSVVSRRLAALLEGTEEADGEQRPGAPEGERGLPPARPQGPEDGEASATEAPQPPGSQEEDEAQAAVRASWEQPADRPRLPPREAQGGEAAPGSPEQPLATGRSPDGGDPGETTTAREKVVEPGKERLRFQFLEQKYGYYHCKDCNIRWESAYVWCVQGTNKVYFKQFCRTCQKSYNPYRVEDITCQSCKRTRCSCPVKLRHVDPKRPHRQDLCGRCKGKRLSCDSTFSFKYII